The following coding sequences are from one Prochlorococcus marinus XMU1412 window:
- a CDS encoding acetyl-CoA carboxylase carboxyltransferase subunit alpha, with product MAKRYLLDFEKPLVELEKQIDQIKELARDSEVDVSQQLLQLETLAARRREEIFKSLTPAQKIQVARHPQRPSTLDFVQMFCDDWIELHGDRNGGDDMALIGGIGSINNRPVLMLGHQKGRDTKENVVRNFGMAKPGGYRKALRLMQHANRFSLPILTFIDTPGAYAGLKAEEQGQGEAIARNLREMFGLKVPIVATVIGEGGSGGALGIGVADRLLMFEHSVYTVASPEACASILWRDAAKAPEAASALKITGKDLLKLGIIDEVLPEPSGGNNWAPLDAGYTLKAAIEKHLNALMQMPEDELIEERYKKFRVLGKFIEANNIEEIYSEIPQKTE from the coding sequence ATGGCTAAACGTTACCTCCTTGATTTTGAAAAGCCTCTTGTTGAACTTGAGAAGCAGATAGATCAAATTAAAGAATTAGCTCGAGATTCAGAGGTAGATGTTAGTCAACAGCTTCTACAGCTGGAAACCTTAGCTGCTAGAAGAAGAGAAGAAATTTTTAAATCTCTCACCCCTGCTCAAAAGATTCAGGTAGCTAGACATCCTCAAAGGCCAAGTACTTTGGATTTTGTTCAAATGTTTTGTGATGACTGGATCGAGTTACATGGAGACAGAAATGGTGGCGATGATATGGCACTAATTGGGGGGATAGGTTCGATAAATAATAGGCCAGTGTTGATGTTAGGGCATCAGAAAGGAAGGGACACAAAAGAAAATGTAGTAAGAAACTTTGGGATGGCAAAACCAGGAGGTTACAGAAAAGCTCTTAGATTAATGCAGCATGCAAATAGATTTTCTTTGCCAATTCTTACATTTATTGATACTCCTGGAGCTTATGCCGGTTTAAAAGCTGAAGAACAAGGTCAAGGAGAAGCGATTGCAAGAAACCTTCGAGAGATGTTTGGATTGAAAGTCCCAATTGTGGCTACTGTTATTGGAGAAGGAGGTTCAGGAGGCGCACTTGGAATTGGTGTTGCAGATAGGTTACTAATGTTTGAACACAGTGTTTACACAGTTGCTAGTCCGGAAGCATGTGCATCAATTTTGTGGAGGGATGCTGCGAAGGCACCAGAAGCTGCATCAGCACTTAAAATTACAGGTAAAGATTTACTTAAATTAGGTATAATAGATGAGGTATTACCAGAACCTTCTGGTGGGAATAATTGGGCTCCTTTAGATGCTGGTTACACACTAAAAGCGGCTATCGAGAAACATCTTAATGCTTTAATGCAAATGCCCGAAGACGAATTAATTGAGGAAAGATATAAAAAGTTTAGAGTTTTAGGTAAATTTATCGAAGCAAATAATATTGAAGAGATTTATAGTGAAATTCCCCAAAAAACTGAATAA
- a CDS encoding SDR family oxidoreductase, whose protein sequence is MKFPKKLNNLKLAFITGATKGIGRSTAITFANAGWDLILLSRDMDLMEKLKSELFTTKSKINLVKCDLSNPLEIEHCVKEAIEKYGCPSVLINNAGCAFNGPLVEMELDQWEQTIQINLTSVFQICSLIVPQMRKNGGLVINVSSHASYNAFPQWGAYCISKSALVMFTKCLREEERSNSIRACTITLGSVNTPLWDSESINADFDRTSMLSSSEVSDTILYMAQQPASQLIEDLTLMPSGGAF, encoded by the coding sequence GTGAAATTCCCCAAAAAACTGAATAACTTGAAACTAGCTTTTATAACGGGTGCTACGAAGGGTATTGGTAGATCTACCGCAATTACTTTCGCCAATGCTGGCTGGGATTTAATTTTACTCTCCAGGGATATGGATTTAATGGAGAAACTAAAGAGCGAACTGTTCACTACTAAATCAAAAATTAACCTAGTAAAGTGTGATTTATCTAATCCTTTAGAAATAGAGCATTGTGTTAAAGAGGCAATTGAGAAGTATGGGTGCCCTTCAGTATTGATAAATAATGCCGGTTGCGCATTTAATGGCCCTTTAGTTGAAATGGAATTAGATCAATGGGAACAAACTATTCAAATAAACCTCACAAGTGTTTTTCAAATTTGTAGTTTAATAGTCCCTCAAATGAGAAAAAATGGTGGTTTAGTTATTAATGTTAGTAGTCATGCCTCTTATAATGCATTTCCCCAATGGGGAGCATATTGTATTTCAAAGTCTGCACTAGTTATGTTTACTAAATGCTTGAGGGAAGAGGAGAGATCTAATTCAATTAGAGCCTGCACAATAACTTTAGGCTCAGTAAATACTCCTCTTTGGGACTCAGAATCTATAAATGCTGATTTTGATAGAACTTCTATGCTCTCCTCAAGCGAAGTGTCAGATACTATTCTCTATATGGCTCAACAACCTGCATCACAACTGATTGAAGACTTAACTTTAATGCCCTCCGGAGGAGCTTTCTAA
- the folE gene encoding GTP cyclohydrolase I — MTSTLPNDNIRNFDDQITNKLISEIIRDRIKNSGTRFSANDNISDFINPGELEILEKEVASRVKDLLKSLVIDVENDHNTQETAERVSKMYLNEVFKGRYHEQPKVTSFPNDKNLDEIYTVGPISVRSACSHHLVPILGECWIGIKPGNKVIGLSKFARVADWVFSRPHIQEEAVMILADEIEKLCEPKGLGIIVKAQHYCMKWRGVKEPNTSMINSVVRGDFRHDLSLKQEFFELVKQQSATNNY; from the coding sequence ATGACCTCTACATTACCCAACGATAATATTAGAAACTTTGACGATCAGATTACTAATAAATTAATCTCCGAAATTATAAGAGACAGAATTAAGAATTCTGGTACAAGATTTAGTGCTAACGATAATATTTCCGATTTTATAAATCCAGGTGAATTAGAAATTTTAGAAAAAGAAGTAGCCTCAAGAGTTAAAGATTTACTTAAGTCCCTCGTAATTGATGTTGAAAATGATCATAATACTCAAGAAACTGCTGAAAGAGTTTCAAAAATGTACCTAAATGAAGTTTTTAAAGGCAGATATCATGAACAACCTAAAGTTACAAGTTTCCCTAATGATAAGAATCTTGATGAAATTTATACAGTTGGCCCAATTTCGGTTAGATCTGCATGTTCACATCACTTAGTTCCAATTTTAGGAGAGTGTTGGATAGGTATTAAACCTGGAAATAAAGTCATAGGACTTTCAAAATTTGCGAGAGTTGCTGATTGGGTTTTTTCAAGACCTCATATACAGGAAGAAGCTGTAATGATACTTGCAGATGAAATTGAAAAACTGTGTGAACCTAAAGGTTTAGGTATTATTGTAAAGGCCCAACATTATTGTATGAAGTGGAGAGGAGTTAAAGAGCCAAATACAAGTATGATTAATTCTGTGGTTAGAGGCGATTTTAGACACGATTTAAGTTTAAAACAAGAATTTTTTGAGCTTGTAAAACAGCAGTCTGCTACTAATAATTACTAA
- a CDS encoding phosphoribosylanthranilate isomerase, with amino-acid sequence MPKSNTLIKICGLTSEEQALQVAKLGAHAIGIISVEESPRYISAEIKKNIFTTLERLYPKIERVSVVQNCPIDLIIKNFLGNPSETIIQLHGDEDIDYCKKIREKIPNIGLWKAFRIKTEKDIDKIKPFEDFVDAILLDSWNKETYGGSGKKINSIYLKNLQFSKPWWLAGGISIEWIDEILTDFKPDGLDISSSIEVSPGIKDIKKTKDLFKFLKRN; translated from the coding sequence ATGCCCAAGAGTAATACTTTAATTAAAATTTGTGGCCTAACTTCAGAAGAACAAGCTCTTCAAGTAGCAAAATTAGGAGCGCATGCTATCGGCATTATTTCCGTAGAAGAGTCACCAAGATATATATCCGCTGAAATTAAGAAAAATATTTTTACAACCTTAGAAAGGTTGTATCCAAAAATCGAGAGGGTATCAGTTGTACAAAATTGTCCAATAGACTTGATTATTAAAAATTTCTTAGGAAATCCAAGTGAAACTATAATTCAATTACATGGAGATGAAGATATTGATTATTGCAAAAAAATAAGGGAAAAAATTCCTAATATTGGTTTATGGAAGGCTTTCAGAATAAAAACGGAAAAGGACATAGATAAAATAAAACCTTTTGAAGATTTTGTAGATGCGATACTACTTGATTCTTGGAATAAAGAAACTTATGGAGGTTCAGGGAAAAAAATAAATTCTATTTATTTAAAGAATTTGCAATTTAGCAAACCATGGTGGTTGGCAGGTGGAATATCAATTGAATGGATTGATGAAATCCTCACTGACTTCAAGCCAGATGGATTAGATATTTCAAGTAGTATTGAAGTATCACCAGGTATAAAAGATATTAAAAAAACAAAAGATCTTTTTAAATTTTTAAAAAGAAATTAG
- a CDS encoding site-2 protease family protein, protein MRSWQIFKIWGIPFKVHPYWFAILFLFSWSISNQVNLTSSDIYNIKESWIIGFLTSFFLLSSIIFHEVFHTFVSINQGVKIKKITFYFLGAILQIDKYCQTALGNIKIAIVRPLLCFATASILLLISNNSASQEQIAVNVISRVGIFNLFLGFLNLIPIGSLDGGNLLKSIIWHFSGSKNKGRNFLNKVNLFLSFFVLFFGIVCLFRFNFYFGFILSCLGLFGVNSSKSESQFFKIENILKFSKVSEIKLKPLRKIEYDANFSEFNTLIKNKKDASDKYFFVTNNGRWTGFVDENILKTVSLKKWERKFVGDFKKPIDSFECVSHNEKLWKTIERIEKTNEGSLLVLNAADIPLGIIDRSKIGNFVLNKLGFNLPSEIINKLNFKNHYPLGIELPRIINSMKQKGDLQ, encoded by the coding sequence TTGAGAAGTTGGCAAATTTTTAAAATATGGGGAATTCCCTTTAAAGTTCATCCTTATTGGTTTGCGATTCTCTTTTTATTCTCATGGAGTATAAGTAATCAGGTTAATTTAACTTCAAGCGATATTTATAATATTAAAGAATCTTGGATTATAGGATTTTTAACTTCTTTTTTCTTATTATCTTCAATAATTTTTCATGAGGTTTTTCATACTTTTGTTTCAATTAATCAGGGTGTAAAAATAAAAAAAATTACTTTTTATTTTCTAGGAGCAATTTTGCAAATAGATAAGTATTGTCAAACTGCTTTAGGTAATATAAAAATTGCAATTGTTAGACCTCTTCTATGTTTCGCTACAGCATCTATACTACTTTTAATTAGTAATAACAGTGCATCTCAAGAACAAATAGCAGTTAATGTAATTTCTAGAGTAGGTATATTTAATTTATTCTTAGGTTTCTTAAATTTGATTCCAATTGGTTCTTTAGATGGGGGGAATTTATTAAAAAGTATTATTTGGCATTTCTCAGGGAGTAAAAATAAAGGAAGAAATTTCCTCAATAAAGTAAATTTATTTTTATCTTTTTTTGTCTTATTTTTTGGGATAGTTTGTTTATTTAGATTTAACTTTTATTTTGGTTTTATTCTTTCTTGTTTAGGCTTGTTTGGAGTTAATTCTTCAAAATCTGAAAGTCAATTTTTTAAAATTGAAAACATACTTAAATTTAGTAAAGTTTCTGAGATCAAATTAAAGCCTTTGAGGAAAATTGAATACGATGCAAATTTCTCAGAATTTAATACATTAATAAAAAATAAAAAAGATGCATCGGATAAATATTTTTTTGTTACTAATAATGGCAGATGGACCGGTTTTGTTGATGAGAATATTTTAAAAACTGTTTCCTTAAAAAAATGGGAACGGAAATTTGTTGGAGATTTTAAGAAACCAATCGATAGTTTTGAATGTGTATCTCATAACGAAAAATTATGGAAAACTATAGAAAGAATTGAAAAAACAAATGAAGGTTCTTTATTAGTTCTCAATGCTGCAGATATCCCTTTGGGGATAATTGATAGGTCAAAAATTGGAAACTTTGTATTGAATAAGTTAGGTTTTAATTTGCCTTCAGAGATTATTAACAAATTAAACTTTAAAAATCATTATCCCTTGGGAATTGAATTGCCAAGAATAATTAATTCAATGAAGCAGAAAGGAGATCTTCAATAA
- a CDS encoding lipoyl protein ligase domain-containing protein, with the protein MKIIINKPTKLILGIEKQALIFSTNNLPGFDQMALDLNSLDQTISNPEIIFTLRFYYWTGDWLSIGYHQKEIPLHWKNLSSNGEINIVRRPSGGGAVLHSGGITYALTFKKIYYKVLSYEMINNWLIKSFRELGLNLRYGNLRKSSIKTNCFGTSLISDLVDQDGFKRIGSAQFRKKGAFLQHGEIQTNPPKKLWFKLFKEEAPPKLNIKLTNDEIVQHLRNSFLKNKSNINLKNIAIDNKKIKNFNDKNY; encoded by the coding sequence TTGAAAATTATCATAAATAAACCTACAAAGTTAATTTTGGGAATTGAAAAACAGGCTTTAATTTTTTCAACAAACAATTTACCTGGATTTGATCAAATGGCTTTAGATTTAAATTCTTTAGATCAGACAATTTCGAATCCTGAAATAATTTTCACATTGAGGTTCTACTATTGGACTGGGGATTGGCTTTCAATTGGCTATCACCAAAAGGAAATTCCTCTTCATTGGAAAAATTTGTCATCAAATGGTGAAATTAATATTGTTAGACGTCCATCTGGAGGGGGAGCTGTTCTGCATTCAGGAGGCATAACATATGCATTAACTTTTAAAAAAATTTACTATAAAGTCTTAAGTTATGAAATGATTAATAATTGGTTAATTAAAAGTTTTAGAGAATTAGGTCTAAACTTACGATATGGTAATTTACGAAAATCAAGCATTAAAACAAATTGTTTTGGGACTTCATTAATTTCTGATTTAGTTGATCAAGATGGGTTTAAAAGAATAGGTAGTGCCCAATTTCGTAAAAAAGGTGCATTCCTTCAACATGGAGAGATTCAAACAAATCCTCCAAAAAAATTGTGGTTCAAATTATTCAAAGAAGAAGCCCCACCAAAATTAAATATAAAACTAACAAATGATGAAATAGTTCAACATTTGAGAAATTCATTCCTGAAAAATAAATCAAATATAAATTTAAAAAATATTGCCATAGATAATAAAAAAATAAAAAATTTTAATGACAAGAATTATTGA
- the psaM gene encoding photosystem I reaction center subunit XII: MEPTQTINLIALSLIVVMHAGVLALRLGISLGRN, translated from the coding sequence ATGGAGCCAACTCAAACAATAAATCTAATTGCATTAAGCCTCATAGTTGTTATGCATGCAGGAGTTTTAGCATTAAGACTAGGAATTAGTTTAGGTAGGAACTAA
- a CDS encoding protochlorophyllide reductase: MSKNIKGLVLITGTTSGVGLNTLKPLLRFGWEVIAVNRSNKRAIKIAEESLTKEEVKNVHFIEIDLSNLDDVRKGCDEILERFKNPINSLICNAAVYKPRLKRPERSAQGFENSMAVNHFGHFLMINLLMENILSSEREIVLNGKLTVFKPRITVLGTVTANYSELGGRIPIPAPADLGDLSGFKNGFLSPISMANGKKFKPGKAYKDSKLCNMVTVQELSKRYPAEKIIVNSLYPGCVADTKLFRDTPWLFRFLFPIFQKFITKGYVSQRLAGERVAQVATYKEFAKPSVHWSWGNRQKTGRKAFSQKLSKRIIDTKTSQQTYDLTSQLVGLD, translated from the coding sequence GTGAGTAAGAACATCAAGGGTTTAGTCCTAATAACAGGAACAACTTCAGGGGTTGGATTAAATACTCTAAAACCTCTATTAAGATTTGGATGGGAGGTTATAGCAGTTAATAGATCAAATAAAAGAGCTATAAAAATAGCTGAGGAATCTTTGACAAAAGAGGAAGTTAAAAATGTTCACTTTATAGAAATAGATCTTTCTAACTTGGATGATGTGAGAAAAGGTTGCGATGAAATATTAGAAAGATTTAAGAACCCAATAAATTCTCTTATTTGTAATGCAGCAGTTTATAAACCGAGACTAAAGAGACCTGAAAGGTCTGCTCAGGGGTTTGAAAACTCTATGGCAGTAAATCATTTTGGGCATTTTCTTATGATAAACCTACTTATGGAAAATATTTTATCTTCTGAAAGAGAAATTGTTTTAAATGGCAAATTAACTGTATTCAAGCCAAGAATTACGGTATTAGGGACTGTTACGGCTAATTATTCAGAACTTGGAGGAAGGATCCCCATCCCTGCCCCAGCTGATTTGGGAGATTTATCTGGATTCAAAAATGGTTTTTTATCCCCAATAAGTATGGCGAATGGAAAGAAATTTAAACCTGGTAAGGCTTATAAGGATAGTAAACTTTGCAATATGGTGACAGTTCAGGAATTATCAAAAAGATATCCTGCAGAAAAGATTATTGTAAATTCTCTATATCCTGGATGTGTTGCTGATACAAAACTTTTTAGAGATACACCTTGGTTATTTAGATTCCTTTTCCCGATATTTCAAAAATTCATAACAAAAGGATATGTTTCACAAAGACTGGCTGGAGAGAGGGTCGCTCAAGTGGCAACTTATAAAGAATTTGCTAAACCATCAGTCCATTGGAGCTGGGGAAATCGTCAGAAAACTGGCAGAAAAGCTTTTTCTCAAAAGTTGTCAAAAAGAATAATTGATACGAAGACCTCGCAACAAACTTATGATTTAACAAGCCAATTGGTTGGATTAGATTAA
- the bchL gene encoding ferredoxin:protochlorophyllide reductase (ATP-dependent) iron-sulfur ATP-binding protein, with translation MKSTINRPLDGEGSVQVKQDPKINIEEGALVIAVYGKGGIGKSTTSSNLSAAFSKLGKKVLQIGCDPKHDSTFTLTHKMVPTVIDILEEVDFHSEELRPTDFMFEGFNGVMCVESGGPPAGTGCGGYVTGQTVKLLKEHHLLEDTDVVIFDVLGDVVCGGFAAPLQHANYCLIVTANDFDSIFAMNRIVSAIKAKAKNYKVRLGGVVANRSKDTDQIDKFNERTGLKTMAHFKDVDAIRRSRLKKCTIFEMEPTEDVIEVQNEYLSLAKNMLENVEPLEGNPLKDREIFDLLGFD, from the coding sequence ATGAAAAGTACTATAAATAGACCTCTTGATGGAGAAGGAAGTGTTCAAGTAAAGCAAGATCCAAAAATAAATATTGAGGAAGGGGCTTTAGTTATTGCCGTTTATGGGAAGGGTGGCATCGGAAAATCAACTACATCATCAAACCTTTCTGCAGCATTCTCAAAATTAGGTAAAAAGGTTCTACAAATTGGATGTGATCCGAAACACGATAGCACCTTCACTTTGACGCACAAAATGGTTCCTACAGTTATCGATATTCTAGAAGAGGTAGATTTTCATAGCGAAGAATTGAGGCCAACCGATTTCATGTTTGAAGGTTTTAATGGCGTAATGTGCGTCGAGAGTGGAGGCCCTCCTGCTGGGACAGGGTGCGGGGGATATGTAACCGGTCAGACAGTTAAACTATTAAAAGAACATCATTTATTAGAAGATACTGACGTCGTTATTTTTGATGTCCTTGGAGACGTCGTTTGCGGAGGATTTGCAGCTCCATTGCAACATGCAAATTATTGTCTAATTGTTACAGCTAATGACTTCGATTCAATATTCGCTATGAATAGAATTGTCTCTGCAATCAAAGCAAAAGCAAAAAATTATAAAGTTAGACTAGGTGGGGTAGTCGCAAATAGATCAAAAGACACAGATCAAATTGATAAATTCAATGAGAGAACAGGTTTAAAAACTATGGCCCATTTTAAAGATGTCGACGCCATTAGAAGATCAAGACTAAAAAAATGCACCATTTTTGAAATGGAACCAACTGAAGATGTTATTGAAGTTCAAAATGAATATTTATCTCTTGCCAAAAATATGCTTGAAAATGTAGAACCTTTAGAAGGTAATCCTCTTAAAGATAGAGAAATTTTTGATTTATTAGGATTTGATTAG
- a CDS encoding ferredoxin:protochlorophyllide reductase (ATP-dependent) subunit B: MELTLWTYEGPPHVGAMRIASSMKDVHYVLHAPQGDTYADLLFTMIERRGQRPPVTYTTFQARDLGGDTAELVKKNIKEAVERFKPKTLLVGESCTAELIQDQPGALAKGMGYDMPIVNLELPAYSKKENWGASETFYQLIRTLLKDKVSSSEKINPLRWKELGRRPKVNILGPSLLGFRCRDDVIEIQRILSEQGIDTNVVAPLGASPNDIKRLIDAEVNICLYQEIAETSCEWLKRNFGMEYTNTIPIGIKNTIEFINEVHKKLDLPLTNKKELENKSKLPWYSKSVDSNYLTGKRVFIFGDGTHAIAAAKIAKEELGFEVVGLGTYSREMARQVRATAKDLNVEALITNNYLEVEDAMKKAAPELVLGTQMERHSAKRLGIPCSVISTPMHVQDVPARYSPQMGWEGANVIFDDWVHPLMMGLEEHLIDMFKHDFEFIDGHQSHLGHTATNTKDFLNSDEKKEKNSKEGIIWTESGRAELTKVPFFVRGKVKTNTEKYAILRGIPEISDETLYDAKAYFS, translated from the coding sequence ATGGAATTAACCCTATGGACATATGAAGGACCACCACATGTCGGTGCGATGAGAATTGCCTCTTCAATGAAAGATGTACATTATGTGCTTCATGCCCCTCAAGGAGATACATATGCAGATCTTCTCTTCACAATGATTGAGAGGAGGGGTCAAAGGCCTCCAGTGACTTATACAACTTTCCAGGCTAGAGACTTAGGAGGAGATACAGCTGAATTAGTAAAGAAAAATATTAAGGAAGCAGTAGAACGATTTAAACCAAAAACTCTTTTAGTTGGAGAAAGTTGTACAGCAGAGCTAATCCAAGATCAACCAGGAGCTCTTGCAAAGGGAATGGGGTATGATATGCCAATTGTTAATCTTGAATTACCTGCTTATAGCAAGAAAGAGAATTGGGGAGCTTCAGAAACCTTTTATCAATTAATAAGAACCCTTTTAAAAGATAAAGTAAGTTCTTCAGAGAAAATAAATCCTTTAAGGTGGAAGGAATTAGGGCGAAGACCAAAAGTAAATATACTTGGCCCTTCATTGCTAGGATTTAGGTGTAGAGATGATGTTATCGAAATTCAACGTATACTTTCAGAACAAGGTATAGATACAAACGTTGTTGCTCCATTAGGTGCTAGTCCTAATGATATTAAAAGGCTAATTGATGCTGAAGTAAATATCTGTCTTTATCAGGAAATTGCTGAAACCTCATGTGAGTGGCTTAAACGGAACTTCGGAATGGAATATACAAATACTATTCCAATTGGAATAAAAAATACAATTGAATTTATAAATGAAGTTCATAAGAAATTAGATCTTCCTTTGACGAATAAAAAAGAATTAGAAAATAAATCAAAACTGCCTTGGTACTCAAAATCAGTTGACTCAAATTATCTAACTGGCAAAAGAGTTTTTATTTTTGGTGATGGAACCCATGCAATTGCAGCAGCCAAAATTGCTAAGGAAGAATTGGGTTTTGAAGTAGTTGGTCTTGGAACATACAGTAGAGAGATGGCCAGGCAAGTAAGAGCTACTGCAAAAGATCTAAATGTAGAAGCTCTGATAACCAACAATTATCTAGAAGTGGAAGATGCCATGAAAAAAGCAGCCCCTGAACTAGTTTTAGGGACCCAAATGGAAAGGCATAGTGCAAAAAGACTCGGCATACCATGCTCAGTAATAAGTACTCCAATGCATGTTCAAGATGTTCCTGCGAGATACAGCCCTCAAATGGGATGGGAAGGAGCAAATGTGATTTTTGATGACTGGGTACATCCTCTAATGATGGGATTAGAAGAGCATCTTATTGATATGTTCAAACATGACTTTGAGTTTATTGATGGCCATCAAAGCCATTTAGGGCATACAGCGACAAACACAAAGGACTTTTTAAATTCCGACGAAAAAAAAGAAAAAAATAGTAAAGAAGGAATTATCTGGACTGAATCTGGTAGAGCTGAATTAACAAAAGTTCCATTTTTTGTAAGAGGTAAAGTCAAAACAAATACTGAAAAATACGCAATCTTGAGAGGAATACCAGAGATAAGCGATGAAACTCTTTACGATGCTAAAGCATATTTCAGTTAA